The following proteins are co-located in the Microplitis demolitor isolate Queensland-Clemson2020A chromosome 5, iyMicDemo2.1a, whole genome shotgun sequence genome:
- the LOC103574355 gene encoding syndecan: MRPRIYWIVACAFVFGEVYAAVANEQDTSGKERSIAGSTTYNSSPDDLYLDDQDNLEGSGRGGGEVRDDLEASGSGLGPDDEDGDGEARVLFPDHDNSNKLDNTQKSDKSDPTKYFEDIQSPKQIPEKDLAPPKPKESNNNNNNDVDVVEPVGGEEDSDQDEDTEDTHEVLIMNPKHEDRTSSFFAQPNVLAAVIGGAVFGLVCAILVVMFIVYRMRKKDEGSYALDEPRRSPAAAAYPKAGAPHHNREFYA; the protein is encoded by the exons CAAGACACAAGTGGAAAAGAACGATCGATAGCAGGAAGTACAACATACAATTCATCCCCTGACGATCTTTACCTCGACGACCAGGACAACTTGGAAGGTTCTGGTCGCGGTGGTGGTGAAGTACGAGACGATTTAGAGGCTTCAGGAAGTGGATTAGGTCCGGACGACGAGGACGGTGATGGTGAAGCAC GCGTATTATTCCCAGACCATGACAATAGTAATAAGTTAGATAACACACAAAAATCAGATAAATCAGATCCTACGAAATACTTCGAAGACATACAGAGTCCTAAGCAAATTCCTGAG aaGGATCTCGCACCGCCGAAACCCaaagaaagtaataataataataataacgacgTGGACGTTGTTGAACCAGTTGGCGGTGAAGAAGATTCCGATCAAGACGAAGATACCGAAGACACACACGAAGTGTTAATAATGAATCCTAAACACGAAGACCGTACTAGTTCATTCTTTGCGCAGCCAAATGTGCTTGCCG cTGTTATTGGTGGCGCAGTATTCGGCTTAGTGTGCGCAATACTAGTTGTTATGTTCATTGTATACAGAATGCGTAAAAAAGACGAGGGTTCATATGCACTAGACGAACCAAGAAGATCACCAGCAGCCGCGGCGTATCCTAAAGCTGGTGCGCCTCATCACAATCGTGAATTTTACGCTTGA
- the LOC103574354 gene encoding RCC1 domain-containing protein 1 — protein sequence MFYYAGFNVNPSIISSHNQNPIVDKFSEITIDSITDITIGWNYFLIWKKNTVFLSEKYITNEATLKELSVPGQTSTKFISGIAGKFSVTLISTDKKIWRYKLYSNEWQKVDNFIASDEFVVKIDEANRSIVALTNFGRIYNIPNLVEMPSSLGKNSRCTDIACGFEHTLMLTNNGEVYSTGGGSRGQLGHDDLENSDEPSLIEALTGLTVIKIAAGGWHNAVITSDNDLYTWGWNTNGELGLVNSEKVVAVPTIVDFYDEDNERVIEDIKVRDVHCGNNFTICVTDDGQLWGCGSNKYGQLGLAQFSGTSKSKFVKLNVNFLSKNINYVKCREWSTIINVG from the coding sequence ATGTTTTATTACGCCGGATTTAATGTGAATCCCAGTATTATTTCCAGTCACAATCAAAACCCCATAGTCGACAAATTTAGTGAAATAACAATCGATAGCATAACAGACATAACCATAGGATGGAACTATTTTTtgatatggaaaaaaaatacagtatttctatcagaaaaatatataaccaaCGAAGCCACTCTGAAAGAATTGTCAGTACCAGGACAGACATCAACGAAATTTATCAGCGGAATCGCtggaaaattttcagtaactTTGATATcgacagataaaaaaatatggcgGTATAAATTGTACAGCAACGAATGGcaaaaagttgataattttattgccaGTGATGAGTTTGTTGTTAAAATTGACGAAGCAAATCGCAGTATCGTGGCCTTGACAAATTTCGGTAGAATTTACAACATTCCAAATCTTGTCGAAATGCCTTCAAGTCTTGGAAAAAATTCTAGATGTACAGACATTGCTTGCGGATTTGAACATACGTTGATGTTAACAAACAATGGAGAAGTTTACTCAACAGGTGGCGGTAGTAGAGGGCAGTTAGGACACGACGATTTGGAAAATTCTGATGAGCCATCATTAATAGAAGCATTAACTGGTTTAACTGTCATTAAAATCGCAGCTGGAGGGTGGCACAATGCTGTCATTACTTCAGACAATGATTTGTACACTTGGGGATGGAATACAAATGGAGAACTTGGGTTAGTTAATTCAGAAAAAGTCGTCGCCGTGCCTACGATCGTTGACTTTTATGACGAAGATAATGAAAGAGTCATTGAAGATATTAAAGTCAGAGATGTACATTGcggaaataattttaccatttGTGTGACAGATGATGGACAACTCTGGGGGTGTGGGTCCAATAAATATGGACAGTTGGGTCTTGCTCAATTTTCAGGGACtagtaaaagtaaatttgttAAGCTGAATGTTAATTTTCTTAGTAAGAATATTAATTACGTTAAATGTCGGGAATGGAGTACGATTATTAATGTTGGATAA